The window GTTGAAACATTAATACCTGCAGTCTTTATATCTAGTATAGACATGTTTGCGCAGTGGCGAACCTATTGGacctaggccttcagtgtgtgacaggttcgtgatgctgaaaggacagcaaccGTCATACCAGCGGACTCATTTAGGACTgcactttttttttaaacaaagggCCACTGGCGtagtggaggctatatgcaggtaTACACCGTAAACCCACTTTGTTATGGGCATTgtgtatactcacttcttaatccccagTGATgcatatcaaagtagtgtagtggagatATATGACTTATCAATTACGTATAACAATAAAGAAACCATGCATaaagtagcctacacaatcgCAAAGTACGTGAcatacagctctggaaaaaattGAGATCACTGCAAaattatcagtttctctggtttacctatttataggtatgtgtttgggtaaaattatcattttttatatatatatataaactactgtcaacatttctcccaaattccaaataaaaatattctaatttagagcatttattttaAGAAAATGACAACcggtcaaaataacaaaaaagatgcagtgttgtcagacctGGAGTAATGCAAAGAAATGAAGttcatattcatttttaaacaacacaatactaatgttttaacttagacagagttcagaaatcaatatttggtggaataaccctgattttcaatcacccaaacacatacctataaatagtaaaaccagagaaactgataattttgcagtggtctcttaatttCTTCCAGAGCTGTATATTCACATGCGCCGCACACACAGCCTAGTTTCAATGGAATGTCATCTGCAGGCAGCAAGAGCGCACAGCTCTCAACTGTTTTTTTGGCATAGAGCAGCTCACAGAAAAATGACATTGGTAGCCTGTAGGGTAGGTTGGAAATACTTTTCAATGTatgatatctaccagtaaatgctaactaTGGCAAGAATGggtatgcaaataaggtattgaCAAGGGTTTGATCCAAAGTCAGTAGGCTATTGTGATGAGCGATTCAGTCATCATATCTTGTTTGCATCAGTGGCGTAGGCATTGGTGGGCCTGGGTGGACACAGGCCTACCCACTGGGaagccaggcccacccaatcagattgagcAAAAACAGAAAAAGAATACATGATtatgacaaaaatatatattatttatattgtcAGACCTCCAAAAGGGTCTCCTGATGTGCTTTaaacattgttgtggacttagaacgtcacatttttgttgtttttctatttaaaaaaagGTGTGATTTAGAGAATGCAAATCTAAAAAACATAGAAGAACATAAGATTTTTCCTTCGCTTGGCAGGCCATTTGAGATTTATTTTGCAAAATGTGAGTATACCTACTTCTCCAGGCACAACTACACCACggcatagggccgatggaaagacagcagtcacacacagcatgatgttaaagaaTAAGCAATCCAATCACTCTGACATAGTAAGCCAGTGGGTTCCAATCATAAGAATACTAAAACACAACCATTAGGCTAAGCATTTCTTAATCGAAATGTACAACTATTAATTTCCATTGCAAAAAATATTTAACATTTAGCACACAAAGTAACCGGTGACCTAAAgtttaaatgcaacaatgtttcacacataagttattttcaaagagatggctaacaacagcaagggagctgaaataaaataaacagttCCACTCAAAAGATGAGGATAAATTTGGACTTATTCAAGAAGTTATTCTTGAAAAGGGAGAAGCTAACAAATTAGTAACATCCTCTTCTATAACACCTGCTGCAGCCGCTACAAACTAGCCTACAACaaaagatagctagctacacCATAGGAAAACTACTGCTTGCTATTGCGCAGTGACCTGTCAGCCTTTCAGAAAGCAGATGTTTCcatattttttttgtaaaaaacAGTCCACCAATTacaagtcaaaatgtgattggttgattccactgtcactccaaaatGTTGCCCTGATTCAGTTGAATGGCAGATGCCTTCTATGTATCTattttatatttcacctttatttaaccaggtaggctagttgagaacaagttctcatttacaactgcgacctggccaagataaagcaaagcagttcgacacatacaacaacacggagttacacatggaataaacaaacataaagtcaataatacagtggaaGAAATTATATATACATTGTGtttaaatgaggtaagataagtgaggtaaggcaataaataggccatggtggcgaagtaattacaatatatcaattaaacactggagtgatagatgtgcagaagatgaatgtgcaagtagagatactggggtgcaaaggagcaagataaatacagtatggggatgggctatttacagatgggctatgtacaggtgcagtgatctgtgagctgctctgacagctggtgcttaaagctagtgagggagatatgagtctccagcttcagtgatttttgcagtttgttccagtcattggcagcagagaactggaaggaaaggcggccaaaggaggaattggctttgggggtgaccaatgaaatatacctgctggagcgcgtgctatgggtgggtgctgctatggtgaccagtgagctgagataaggcggtgctttacctagcaaagacttgtagatgacctggagccagtgggtttggcgacgagtatgaagcgagggacagccaacgagagcgtacaggttgcagtggtgggtagtatatggggctttggtgacaaaacggatggcactgtgatagactgcatccaatttgttgagtagagtgttggaggctatctagcttctgatggcctagccaatggctgacttagctagctagatttatcTCCCCAAAGACCAGCAAAGAAAAATCCTGATTGgatctttttttctctccagtGTTAACTGTTTCCTTTCCAACAAAAACTGAAGTGATTAAATAAGAActtaattgaaaataataatataattaatTATAGTTATTTTATAAATCCTTAGCCCTTCTCTGAAGGTGTAGAAGGCCCTCCTTATTCCACACTGTGTTTGGGTTATTCACAAATTGTAGAGTGGCTCTATTATCCCTCCGCCTGCCTTTTTTTCACCATTCTGAATGTATAAAGAATCCatatgttcttctgaaatataaacacagaaatactggacattttgaactGCTATTATGGTGGCAATTTGACATAATTACaatcatggtcttgaattggactcCCATTTTTctagtcttggtcttgactcggtctcgtaCCCATTGTCcccctctggtctcggtcttgactcagaCGAGATTTGCTCCGGTCTTGGTCATGAATCGGTCTCGCTTTTGGTGGTCTCAAACACAACACTGTTCCAAACACTGTGGTTACCCTGGGAACAAATAGTTAATTTGTAACTCTTTGTTCACATGGTAACCATAGTGTTTTATAAAGAAATAAGCTGCACTGTACTGATTTGAAGATGGAGATGTTTAGATGGCCATGCCCTCAGACTGCAGTCAGAAACCTCCATATCAATGAGAATCATCCTTAGTATCACTCTTCTCCTCattcctctctttctttttctccctctttcttttttcTCCAGTCTTTGTCACCATGACGAACACCTCGTCTGCCACCTCCTCTGCGGCTGCTGCCATCTCTCCCCCGGCTGTGACTGTTGGTCCGTTTGTCCGTCCGTCTCGCTGTACGCAGGTCCAGGGCACCACCCACTGCACCTGTGACCCCGGATACACCATCTCGGGGCGTGACAGCACCACGTGCACAGGTACACCACAATCAGCTACCATTGCTATGGTAACATAAAAAGACACACAGTCTGACCACATAATGTTATATACTGTAACTGACATCAATGGCaattgatatgtgtgtgtgtgtgtgtgtgtgtgtgtgtgtgtgtgtgtgtgtgtgtgtgtgtgtgtgtgtgtgtgtgtgtgtgtgtgtgtgtgtgtgtgtgtgtgtgtgtgtgtgtgtgtgtgtgtgtgtgtgtttcagacatTGATGAGTGTGAGTTGTTCCACATGGGTCAGGCTGGCCGGCTGTGTTTACATGCCTGTGTTAACACCCCTGGAGGCTACCGCTGTACCTGTCCTGCTGGATACAATGTCACCCGCGACGGACGCAACTGCAAAGGTGAAAGgagaccacccacacacacacacactgtagcaaaGTCTCAAATGctgaacacacacgcacgcacacacacacacacacacacacacactcacacacaccatcaaATCATCTGGCTCAAAACATGCCAGTTATGCCAGATGAATACTAAACATTTGAATAGTCTACCACAAAGAGAAAGAAGATAACTTGGCTGAAGGATAATGAATGTTTCCTATTATTTCCTATCCGTTGTATCTGTAATTCCATGCAATTCTGTTATCCACTGGCTGAATaattaaacaaaccatacatcTGGTctgaataaatgtttgtttttgtaGGCAATTACAATAAATCAGTTatttctctgtctcgctctctctattttctctctgtctttttttATCTGTCCCTCCCTAACTTTTACACACattattctccctctctctccctggcctgtagACATAGATGAGTGTTCCACCAGACTGAATAACTGCACCCGGGAGCAGATGTGTATAAACACCTACGGAGGGTTCCAGTGTGTACGTGTGGACTGCCCCCGCATACGAAACGCCACCTACAGCAAAACCTCACCCCTGTGAGTACCTTCTCTTATAGTTAATCAAGAAAAGATTTGATAACATGTAACTCTTTATCACTCTCTTGCAATAATACACCTCTCAATGCCTATATCATTTTCTCTTTCCCTGTTCCCCAGGCGTTGTGAGCGTAACCCCTGCTCTGTGGACAACAAGGTGTGCTCTCAGGCCCCTAACTCCATCTCCCACCACTACCTGTCTGTTGTATCCAACCTGTCGGCACCACGCACCATGTTCCGTGTGTCAGCCCTCCGCCTCATGGGCGACACGTTGCGTTTCTCCCTGCTGGGCCGCGGGCAGGCCAGACGCCACTTTACAGTGCAGCGGTCGGACCGCCAGACAGGCCAGCTGGTGCTGGGGAGCCCGGTGCAAGGACCTGCTACACTGGAGGCAGAGGTGGAGATGACCGAGCTGGAGAAAGGGGTCCAGCTGGGGCGGTACATCACCAAGATCACCATGTTCATCTCCCAGTACGAgttctagagagggagagaggaaagtagGGATGTAGAGGGAGGAATGAGCGCTGGGGGGCTGGGAGAAGTGAGGCACTAAGTCCTAAGGAACAAAGAAGGACTAAAATGGGAGGAAGTTTAGTCGAGACATACAGGTATGGCAGGAACGGATGCATTTGGTAGAGTTGTATCAATTATAATGACAGAAAGGGAATGGTTcaggtaaggtttagggggtgAGAAATTAGGGATGGGGACACAGGGTCAGAGACATGAAAATGAGAAAATGGCCACTTTTGGTGAATATTGAATGTTTCCTCACTGAagctgagagagtgagagagagctggGCATGTAAATACAAGCAGAAGTCCTTAACTGGTTTCATTGTTTTACATCCAACATATGACAAAGTAACAATCAATATCTGTAAGATGAGAAGACATGAAGCTACACATTGACAATCCTATATTTCCTGGTCTTGTGTTAAACTTGTTTTGATATATTTATTTTGAAGGTGTTGTAAACCCCTGTTTGTGATCTGCTTTTTATTTATCTGAGAAAGCACTATTAAACATGTAATCCAAACAATACTGTATGATTTCTAGGGTTTAATTATTTACTTTTCATATACACTTATGTCTCTGCACAGGACTGTATAAGGGGCTTGCCTTGAACTGTGACCTGTAGATGATCTGTCCATCATAGAGGCTGAAACAGGAGTATGATGTACAGTACTAGTAGTGCAGGTCTGGGGAAGACATCAGGCATGGCAGTACAGAGCTACACTgtccagcagacagacagccaaAGTCACTCTGCTCAAAGAGCTCCTAGATCCTTACAGTATATGCATGAGCTAAACCAGCAAGCACAGTGTATATTGTTACTTAATGAGATATGACAAATTGAAATGCTCTTTTCCACCTTTTTAGCACTGGGTGTTTGGGtgcttaggtgtgtgtgtgtgtgtgtgtgtgtgtgtgtgtgtgtgtgtgtgtgtgtgtgtgtgtgtgtgtgtgtgtgtgtgtgtgtgtgtgtgtgtgtgtgtgtgtgtgtgtgtgtgtgtgtgagagagagagaggagatgtacTGTAGATTTGGCTGGTGTTGTTGTGGCGTGGGTTGTAGAGGATGCTGATGAAATGTTTCACCCCTGTGTCAGGCTGCCCACAAACCTTCCCCACTCTCTGCACTCTATCATCTGGACGGACGTGAAAACCCTGgttaacaccacaccacacatagGGCCAATGCcacggacacacacaaacaagatccatGTGAGTAGTGGTGTGAGAACGCATACACACAAATTCTTACACAATAAATGACCAGAAGTGTATAAGATATCCCACATCACAGCTCCCTCAACATAGAGCACCCTGTAATGACCACAGCACAGTGAGTGTACTTTATATAGGCACTGATGTAAGTGTAGAGTGTGAGGGGTTAACCAGTCCAATGCAGCCACGCAGAGCTAGGCAGTgtgtatcaaggcacaaggcgagacccagatgcagacacaggaggcagattgttGGAGTCTTATAATGTGTTTAATCCAAaagggggtaggcaagagaatggtcgtatatagggaaaaggtcaaaaccagttcggAGTCCAATAGCTACCGAAGGGCACGCAGATtcaaggtcaggacaggcaggatgatcaggcaggtgggaaatagtccagagtcaggcagtggtcaaaaccgggaagacaagcaaaaagagaatagaaaaggagtaccgtgaaaaacacactggttgacttgactaaacatacaagacaaactggcacagagagacaggaaacacaaggataaatacactgggggaaataagcgacacctggagggggtggagacaatcacagggacaggttaaacagatcagggcgtgacagtgtgccTCAGACAAACAGGCACTGACACACTAAACCCAGCCCCACCTCGGAGTCACCATGTTGGGCTGAGAGAGACGAGGAGGGACTCCCCTGACCTGGCTGAGACCCACTAGGGGACCACAGGGGGGATGAGGATCCCAAAATGAGATTGCacacagagggacagggggaaatgataaagagagatagaggaagagagaatgaTGGCTGAATAGAGTGGTATCAATAGCAGGCAATTCACAGCGGTCAGTCAGTCATCGGCTAAGGGCTGCTGTGAATTAAGAGACTCTATTTCTGCTCTGAAAGAGACCCCTCACTGTTCTtcactctgtctgtatctctccccCTTTCTGTCTTGATGAAAGGaagggacagaaagagaaaggaagTAAGGAGATGTATAGTTGAATGGCAGCCTGTCCCAATGTTGTCTGTCCCCGGGGGAGGAACAAAGCTGATGTGGTGATTAGTCCGTCCCTATATCCTCTCTGACCCCctccacacctctcctctcctcaccccctcctaaccctcctgtctctgccCACCCAGGACTACCTgtatctcacacacaccctcctcctgTCCTGAATACAAACCCTACACCTTgaccccactcctctcctcttttcaatCTGTCTCAgaccccacacatacacattaaAGATCCAATGCAACTgttttttttatatcaatatcaaatattttctgggtaacacataagtaccttactgtaatagatttccattaaaatgggcaaaaattctaaactatttctcaagcaagaatttaattggtctattaaccaatttactgcacggggatgtcaccatggaaagccaAAACTCCCACCCATACAAACCTGCTAATTATACGGTCCTGTGTGGGAGATTGTATTTTAATTCAGCAACTATCAGGAGATAACACTGATACATTtgttcacacttttacagtgttagtttcatcagctgcactgggcctttaaaacaCAAGCATATACAAACATGCATGAGCAcccaggcgcacacacacacacacacacacacacacacacacacacacacacacacacacacacacacacacacacacacacacacacaccctgggtcTGAGTTGAAAACAGAGTTGGAAACAGTAGCGAGCGTTCCAGTACTCTTTATCCATTAGTAACCTTAGACCACCATTCCATTCCAACAACATCAAAGAGATCCAagctctcttcctctgtatccccctacacacacacacacacacacacacacacacacacacacacacacacacacacacacacacacacacacacacacacacacacagtacagtcaaTAGGGTGCTCTGATGAT is drawn from Salvelinus fontinalis isolate EN_2023a chromosome 4, ASM2944872v1, whole genome shotgun sequence and contains these coding sequences:
- the LOC129854201 gene encoding fibulin-7-like, with amino-acid sequence MIWTHAVIVFLCLCPIHTAFGQDCPSRQDMQSSLKQVQKLLSTHEAAYLQSLRTLRKKLNLLQNTATKQTGKANNDTCLKLDTPANSRKLGKAQTPGHEVHFLCDVGYELVGAESRMCQESLTWSGQQPTCRNINECALSPCLNGGTCVNEVNQFSCTCTKGWAGATCQSPVPTFFVTMTNTSSATSSAAAAISPPAVTVGPFVRPSRCTQVQGTTHCTCDPGYTISGRDSTTCTDIDECELFHMGQAGRLCLHACVNTPGGYRCTCPAGYNVTRDGRNCKDIDECSTRLNNCTREQMCINTYGGFQCVRVDCPRIRNATYSKTSPLRCERNPCSVDNKVCSQAPNSISHHYLSVVSNLSAPRTMFRVSALRLMGDTLRFSLLGRGQARRHFTVQRSDRQTGQLVLGSPVQGPATLEAEVEMTELEKGVQLGRYITKITMFISQYEF